One Halococcus agarilyticus genomic region harbors:
- a CDS encoding Lrp/AsnC family transcriptional regulator — protein sequence MAIRDLDALDGRILHALQEDGRHTSSSDIAASLDVSASTVRNRIQRLESDEVISGYHADVDYEAAGFQLYTLIVCTAPIPEREELAAAAADVPGVVEVQEVMTGEANVLVRAIGVDGDDLSRIGEELDELGLGVSDEDLIRNTHRSPYSGFESQHEE from the coding sequence ATGGCGATCCGTGACCTCGACGCCCTGGATGGACGGATACTGCATGCGCTCCAGGAGGACGGGCGGCACACCTCGTCGAGTGACATCGCAGCGTCGCTCGACGTGTCGGCGAGCACCGTTCGGAACCGCATCCAGCGACTCGAATCGGACGAGGTGATCAGCGGCTACCACGCGGACGTCGACTACGAGGCCGCGGGATTCCAACTGTACACGCTCATCGTCTGTACGGCTCCGATTCCGGAACGCGAGGAGCTCGCAGCGGCGGCAGCCGACGTCCCCGGTGTCGTGGAGGTACAGGAAGTGATGACCGGCGAGGCGAACGTGCTCGTCCGCGCGATCGGCGTCGATGGCGACGATCTCAGCCGGATCGGGGAGGAGCTGGACGAGCTCGGCCTCGGGGTTTCGGACGAGGATCTGATCCGGAACACCCATCGCAGCCCGTACTCCGGGTTCGAGAGCCAGCACGAGGAATAA
- a CDS encoding CNNM domain-containing protein: MNATEIGVRLVAGVLLVLANGFFVTIEFALTRARQYSESAFVEPGVRGLERAWAMTEELEIYLTGCQVGITAASVSLGIVAEPALAAIFEPLFSGTVLASIGAGVLLAFLIVSLVHKVYGEQTPTYLGVERSKQVCRYGATPLYWFTRSIRPILDLGDIVAKWTLKLFGVEMTGAWLESEVDVIEGRADLHRQLGSVLAEGDLPEERHEEVMNALAVGEMTVRNVMVPREEIAALSTENTPAENVAIVEDNPHLRFPLFGDDDGDLRGIVYLAELTNHFEAFRDGETGIEEIAAPPMTLPADEEVSDAIDRFQDENQELALVTEDGEIVGLLTATDAFEEVMGELEDPIDVYDQARNRENSLGIDSSGDPT; encoded by the coding sequence ATGAACGCAACCGAGATCGGTGTCCGGCTCGTTGCCGGTGTCTTGCTCGTCCTCGCGAACGGGTTCTTCGTCACCATCGAGTTCGCCCTCACCCGTGCGCGACAGTACTCGGAGTCGGCGTTCGTCGAGCCAGGTGTTCGCGGTCTCGAACGCGCGTGGGCGATGACCGAGGAGCTCGAGATCTACCTCACGGGTTGTCAGGTCGGGATCACCGCGGCCAGCGTCTCGCTGGGTATCGTGGCCGAACCGGCGCTCGCGGCGATCTTCGAGCCGCTGTTTAGCGGGACGGTTCTCGCGTCGATCGGCGCGGGCGTGCTCTTGGCGTTCCTCATCGTGAGCCTGGTACACAAGGTCTATGGCGAGCAGACCCCCACCTACCTCGGCGTCGAGCGCTCGAAGCAGGTCTGTCGGTACGGCGCGACCCCGCTGTACTGGTTCACGCGGAGCATCCGACCGATCCTCGATCTCGGTGATATAGTCGCGAAATGGACGCTCAAACTGTTCGGCGTGGAGATGACCGGCGCGTGGCTCGAATCAGAGGTCGACGTGATCGAGGGCCGTGCGGATCTCCACCGCCAGCTGGGATCGGTGCTCGCCGAGGGCGACCTTCCCGAGGAGCGCCACGAGGAGGTGATGAACGCGTTGGCTGTGGGTGAGATGACCGTTCGGAACGTCATGGTGCCGCGCGAGGAAATCGCCGCGCTCTCGACCGAGAACACACCCGCGGAGAACGTCGCAATCGTCGAGGACAACCCCCACCTCCGGTTCCCGTTGTTCGGCGATGACGACGGTGATCTCCGTGGGATCGTCTATCTGGCGGAGCTCACCAACCACTTCGAGGCGTTCCGGGACGGCGAGACCGGGATCGAGGAGATTGCCGCGCCGCCAATGACGCTGCCGGCCGACGAGGAGGTCAGCGACGCGATCGACCGGTTCCAAGACGAGAATCAGGAACTCGCGCTCGTGACAGAGGACGGCGAGATCGTCGGCCTCCTCACCGCCACCGACGCCTTCGAGGAGGTCATGGGCGAGCTCGAAGACCCCATCGATGTCTACGATCAAGCACGGAACCGGGAGAACTCGCTGGGCATCGATTCATCAGGTGATCCGACGTGA
- a CDS encoding CNNM domain-containing protein translates to MNPTELTIRLVAGVALILANGFFVAIEFGLTRAQQYTESEFVEPGVAGLERAWEMTESLEIYLTSCQVGITSSSIAVGIVAEPALAAIFEPLFGGTVLASFGAGAILAFLIINLLHLTHGEQAPTYLGVERSKQVCRYGATPLYWFTRITWPVITFGDGAAKWTLGLFGVEMTGAWLESGEDEVEGRADLYKRFESVLDESDIDDERREEVMNALVAGDAPVQGIMIPREDIAALSTENTFEENLVIMEDHSRSRYPLLGEDENDFRGIVYLPAITNNFDALLNDEIGIEAVAAPTMTLPADEEISDAVDRFQAENQELALVEDGGEIVGLLTATDAFEEVMGDIEDPIDETQRTERRSSHGRSTGS, encoded by the coding sequence ATGAACCCGACCGAGCTCACCATCCGACTCGTCGCGGGGGTCGCGTTGATCCTCGCCAACGGCTTTTTCGTCGCCATCGAGTTCGGCCTGACGCGCGCCCAGCAGTACACCGAATCGGAGTTCGTCGAACCGGGGGTTGCCGGTCTCGAACGCGCGTGGGAGATGACCGAGAGCTTGGAGATCTACCTGACTAGCTGTCAGGTCGGGATCACCTCTTCGAGCATCGCGGTCGGTATCGTGGCCGAGCCCGCGCTCGCAGCCATCTTCGAGCCGCTGTTCGGCGGGACGGTTCTCGCGTCGTTCGGTGCGGGAGCGATTCTCGCGTTTCTCATCATCAACCTCCTCCATCTCACCCACGGGGAGCAAGCACCGACCTATCTGGGGGTCGAGCGCTCGAAGCAGGTGTGTCGGTACGGCGCGACGCCGCTGTACTGGTTCACGCGGATCACCTGGCCGGTCATCACGTTTGGAGATGGGGCGGCGAAGTGGACGCTCGGGCTGTTCGGCGTGGAGATGACCGGCGCGTGGCTCGAATCCGGCGAGGACGAGGTCGAGGGGCGTGCGGACCTCTACAAGCGCTTCGAATCGGTGCTCGACGAGAGCGACATCGACGACGAACGGCGCGAGGAGGTGATGAACGCGCTCGTCGCCGGCGACGCACCGGTACAGGGGATCATGATCCCGCGCGAAGACATCGCCGCGCTGTCGACCGAGAACACCTTCGAGGAGAACCTCGTGATCATGGAGGACCACTCACGGTCTCGCTACCCGCTTCTCGGGGAAGACGAGAACGATTTCCGCGGGATCGTCTACCTTCCCGCGATCACGAACAACTTCGATGCCCTCCTGAACGACGAGATCGGCATCGAGGCGGTCGCTGCGCCGACGATGACGCTACCGGCCGACGAGGAGATCAGCGACGCGGTCGACCGGTTCCAGGCCGAAAACCAGGAGCTCGCGCTGGTCGAGGACGGTGGAGAGATCGTCGGACTGTTGACCGCAACCGATGCCTTCGAGGAGGTCATGGGCGACATCGAGGATCCGATCGACGAGACACAGAGAACCGAACGCCGGAGCAGCCACGGGCGGTCAACGGGGTCCTGA
- a CDS encoding threonine synthase, which produces METTAAFDGLGCTDCGERFDAESVTHDCPECGGILNPRYDYAELDLTQTDLDARPFDGQWRYEELLPIPRAAAVTMDEGTTPLIECPALADELGVSRLLIKDEGRNPTGSFKDRGHALAVSAAREHGASDIVLTSAGNAGQSAAAYAARAGLDSHVFVPSRANFVNKAMINVHGGDMTVVEGRFEDAAAACADAMAGEDWYSTSSFTTPYRHEGKKTMYYEIAEQLDWAVPDRIVYPTGGGVGLVGMHKGAKEFHDLGLTDDLPAMYAAQSSGCAPIVEAWNEGDAIHETWDTPDTICGGIEIPDPGASPLILDALRESEGGAVATPDEDILDSAITVAQHEGIEMGATCAAAASGAWELAERDEFESDDTVVLMNTATGNKEDDILRSHLMGKGV; this is translated from the coding sequence CGGCGAGCGGTTCGACGCCGAGTCGGTGACTCACGACTGTCCCGAGTGCGGTGGCATCCTCAATCCACGCTACGACTACGCGGAGCTCGATCTCACACAGACGGACCTTGACGCCAGGCCGTTCGATGGCCAGTGGCGCTACGAGGAACTCCTCCCGATCCCGCGCGCGGCGGCGGTGACGATGGACGAGGGTACCACCCCCTTGATCGAGTGTCCCGCGCTCGCCGACGAACTCGGCGTCTCACGACTACTCATCAAGGACGAGGGCCGGAACCCGACGGGCTCGTTCAAGGACCGCGGCCACGCGCTCGCGGTGTCGGCCGCGCGCGAACACGGCGCGAGCGACATCGTGCTCACGTCGGCTGGCAACGCCGGTCAGTCGGCCGCGGCGTACGCCGCCCGTGCGGGCCTCGACTCGCACGTGTTCGTCCCCTCACGGGCGAACTTCGTCAACAAGGCGATGATCAACGTCCACGGCGGCGACATGACCGTGGTCGAGGGCCGCTTCGAGGACGCCGCCGCGGCCTGCGCCGACGCGATGGCAGGCGAGGACTGGTACTCCACGAGTTCGTTCACGACGCCGTACCGCCACGAGGGCAAGAAGACGATGTACTACGAGATCGCAGAACAGCTCGACTGGGCAGTCCCGGACCGGATCGTCTACCCCACCGGCGGCGGTGTAGGCCTCGTCGGGATGCACAAGGGCGCGAAGGAGTTCCACGACCTCGGGCTCACCGACGACCTGCCCGCGATGTACGCCGCCCAGTCGAGCGGCTGCGCGCCGATCGTCGAGGCGTGGAACGAGGGCGACGCGATCCACGAGACGTGGGATACGCCCGACACGATCTGTGGCGGGATCGAGATTCCCGACCCCGGGGCGAGCCCGCTGATCCTCGACGCGCTCCGCGAGTCGGAGGGCGGCGCGGTCGCGACCCCCGACGAGGACATCCTCGACAGCGCGATCACGGTGGCCCAGCACGAGGGGATCGAGATGGGCGCGACCTGCGCGGCGGCCGCGAGCGGTGCGTGGGAGCTCGCCGAGCGGGACGAGTTCGAGAGCGACGACACGGTGGTGCTCATGAACACCGCCACCGGTAACAAGGAGGACGACATCCTCCGGAGCCACCTGATGGGGAAAGGCGTCTAA